The nucleotide window gctaaataaaagcaaaaaatattttgaaattaaaaataaaaataatttttttgtttacaactGTTACAATACCAATATTTATGTCTTCATTTCTTTAtcacacttttattattattgattacaataataataataataaatattataattgttataattaatcaaatgtaaaagattacttaatttaaaaaaaaatacttgaaaaaatttatgtttacactaaaaaatttagttttattgaGATTGTGTAGCTCCAGTATCTGTATTGCATTCATCACAGCGTCTATCCACAGATCTGAAGGAGATGTGTCTCACTGCTTTGGCAAATCTGACCTGGAAGTCCAGAACTCAAGAGGAGCATCCCAAAACTATGTTCTCTAAAGATAAGGTACGCTTTCCGCTGTAGTTAAGTGAGTGCAGTGCCATGTGTTTCATGTGTGCTTTCAGTCGTGTTATTTGTTCTCTTGTGAAGGACATCATACCTTTCATTGACAAATACTGGGAGTGCATGACGACCCGTCAGAGGCCCGGCAAACTCACATGGCCTAATAATATCGTCAAGACTATGGTGAGTCATTTGAAGTCACTTGAAGGTTTATGGAGCTTTAGAAATGCTGACTCTTGTTGTTTGGACTCAGAGTAAAGAGCGTGATGTGTTCCTGGTGAAAGAACATCCAGACCCCGGCAGTAAAGACCCTGAAGAGGACTATCCCAAGTTCGGCTTGCTCGATCAGGTGCGACTTTATAGAGATCAGATCATGTGATCACAATGCTTCAGAATCACACACAAGTTCTTAATGTCGTGAAAATCTGACTTGCTCTTTTTttgtgcaccctcagattccagattttcaaatagttgtatctcggactAATATTTTGAGATCCTAACAAACCTtgtggaaagattatttattcaaccTTCAGATGATTTAGAAATCTGAAGTATCCCATTCAATTAAACCTGAaatcttgaaataaaaatgtattccagTAATCTGCTTTAATTACAACTGCGTAAAATCATTTATTACGTTGTATTTTGCAATTTTGAACATGCCCAGTTTTTCACTGTATTTATCTTAAGACTTTTGTTCTAGCACGTTCTGTGTTTGGTTTTCCTCAGGATCTGGCCAATATTGGACCGTCGTATGACAACCAGAAGCAGATGACGGCTATCACGGGCTCTGCAGGGTTAAATGGTAAAACTCCACTCTAAACTCCAGAAATGATTAAAGCTGTATATTTGATCCCAATGCTTAGGGAGTGTCTTTAAAGCTGTGCGTTGTATTCCAGGTGGATCGACTTTTTCAGGTGAATATGGAGCGTTTCACGTGTGGAAGACTGATGTTTGGTGCTCCTGTAACTTCTCCTTTGTTTTGCATTGACTTGCTTGGGCTCATCTGCTCGATCTGCAGCACTAATTCATGTTTCTGTGTGCTTGCGCCCCCTCTTTACCCTCTCAGACACTGAAATCTAACCGTCATGGCTTTTGGCATGTATGAGTGGACTGAGGAGTATTGCTTTGACGCTTAATGGTGTTTGTCAAACGCTGTGGCCTTTAGATTGAACTCGATCCCTGGGCTGCTCTGCTGCAAGCGTTTGGGCTTTAGGTTGATCTTGGATGAATCCGGCCGAGGTTTGAAGCTCTGTTTCTGTCACAGGTGGGCTTCCTCCAGCTGCTACGGGTAAAGGCCGAGGAGCCAAACGcaaacaacagcagcaacaggATGCAGCCGCGGCTGGAGCGGCCAAGAGAACACGCAGGTACCACAACAAACGCATATTCAACTCATTATGAAATGAAAATCCAAtctattttgtaaatgcattttattgatctggttgtgaattattcatttgtgcatgtttagttgtttttttttggaaactgtgatgttTAAACACAGTGTCATTCACTGCCAACTTGAAATCTTTTTTGAGGGTGATGTCCACATATCGAAATTCAATCTGtccaaaaattttttttctgttttgatccGTTATTCTTGAATGTAAgtcataaaacagaaaaaaaagataatgattTAATCATTCTCCTCACGTGAACCTTTACTTCAACaggtaacaaacaaacaaaaaagctttatttttacatttgtttttaaaaatgtaaacaaagctttttaaatatttctaaaatattagatttttttaaatatacagatGTCCTTGtagaagttttttttgttgttgcaaaaatgtaaaaaaaaatttgtagaatgtataatttgattaaaaatgataatttaaaattcTGTAAAACACTTAACATTAAGATTctatttgattcttttttttttttttacatttattaatgttaggtaatttaataaattacatttacaaatacattattaaaatcaaaagatgtatctgttaatattatttaatagacCTGAGCTAACATGCGCTAACAACGAACAACCAACGCTGTATTTTTATTGCCTTAtgttaaccaataataataaatactgtaacaaatgtatttctcattgtttGTTAAAGCATTCAATATTGGatactttttttaaagtgttgccaaattttttttttttttttcgcccaATTTTTGGCCAATACTTCTTCCATTAAATCCCCAAATGAAGTAATTTAGAACAAAAGACATTTAGTTCaatttttttacttgtattatgatatctgattgtgttttatccttttatttatttatttataatttattttacatgctAACATAGAAATTAGGACCTTTTagaatttaaaaaccattaaattagtataattatcttttttttctgttttatgacTTACATTCAAGAATAACGGCTAACATAGAAATTAGGacattttagaatttaaaaaccattaaattagtataattaaaaatgtaatgtcttaaatatttgaacaaaaaatgtgaaatacTTAAAACCGCTAGTTAATTTCAAAATTTATGAATACATCATTATAATCAAAAtatgtatctgttaatattatttaatcaaCTTGAATTAACATCTAATAATGAACGGTGCTTTTTCACCCAATTCCCCAAAATAAGTCATTTAGAACAAAAATCATGTAGGTAAATTATACCTGATTGTGTTTTATAGATCTGATGAAATATCCTAAGATACTGACGTGgcattaaatgaatatatactCCTGCTGTATAGATCTGATTGTGCTTAGCTCTGGTTTAGTGATCCGCTGTTCTCAGCGCAGCGCCTGCCACCTCATGGTTATCCTCTCGAGCACCCCTTCAATAAAGACGGGTACCGCTACATCCTAGCCGAACCGGATCCCCACGCTCCCGACCCGGAAAAACTGGAGCTGGACTGCTGGGCCGGGAAGCCCATCCCTGGAGACCTGTACCGCGCGTGTCTGTACGAGAGAGTGCTGCTGGCGCTGCATGACCGAGGTACAGGTGTCATCCATAACATCTGACATACAGAGGCGGCCAGTATGATAAGAATAATCACAGAATAATCATAaccaatgcagatttatttaagAGGTAATGACACAGATCTATTCTAGAAAAGGGGCGGGgaacagcagctcatttgcatttaaagagacaggcacCAAAaactgcttccactcaaaataggcatttctGTGCTGAAACtttacagacacattctggggactttatattacataatgtaaaaaGTGGCAATATAATATGTCACCTTTAACAGAAGTTATAcaacaaaagatataaataaccgACTTAAAACCATTATTTAGCTAGTGTTCTTATCATTTTGGCCACCTCTGTAGATAAACCTCCTGCTCAATTGCTTACTGCATCCTTATCTCAATTTCAGCTCCGCAGCTAAAGATTTCAGATGACCGCTTGACGGTGACCGGAGAGAAGGGTTACTCGATGGTCCGAGCGTCTCATGGGGTCAGAAAGGGCACGTGGTATTTTGAGGTCATTGTGGATGAGATGCCACCGGACACCGCGGCTCGACTGGGCTGGTCACAGCCTTTAGGTCAGTCCTGTAACAGCACTGCTAACACTTACAGAAGCGTCCGTGTATTTACAGCATCCGTCATGTGTCTCTCATCTCAGGAAACCTTCAAGCTCCTCTGGGTTATGATAAGTTCAGCTACTCGTGGCGCAGTAAGAAAGGAACACGCTTCCATCAGTCCATGGGAAAGCATTACTCTGACGGATACGGACAGGGCGACGTCTTGGGCTTCTACATTGAGCTTCCAGACGGCACCGAAACCGCTAAGGCTCTGCCTGACACATACAAGGACAAAGTATGAGcacattaaatcttttttttttatttgaccttcAGATGAAAATGCGATTTAACTTGCGATTAACtaaaaggaatagctcacccaaacaTGAAAGTTTACCATCCTAGATCTAgctgagtttgtgtcttcataagatttgtagaaatgtagcattgcatcagtgtctcatcaatggatgctctgtagtgaatgggtgccgtcagaatgagagtccaaacagctgataaaaacatcacaataattcacagcactccagtccatcagttaatgtcttttgAGTGTATTTTTATGTGAGAATCTTTCACAgcaggaagcgttattatggattatgttcggtaaataatttaatgatggatttgtttcttacaaacacacagcttttgggttctccagatgttaactgatggattggagtgATGGAAtggatttcttttaaatgttttttatcagctgttatgAGTCTCAtaatgacggcacccattcactgcagaggataaaTTTATATATACAACTCTGTGttggttaataaataaatttattaatcAAACTgctaaaaaatctttattttaagttTCATTTTTCTGCTAAATGGAaacttacatttgtttttttgtaaaatgtgcatTTTGTTCATCAATAATTTACATGGTAATTAGTAGTTAAACGGACAGAGCCCCACGGTTCGACATACATGTGATCCGCGGATTAATTGCAAACTTGAAACATAATAGAGTGAAAGATTATAAATTGTACGTGTTTATACGTGTGAGCAATTTTAAACCATTCCAACCAAAAGGGATCTCTATTTGTTACTCGTGCAGTGTGAACACTGAACTGAATCctcagaacacacacatacacaacaaatTTTGACAACACACCGATCTCGACAATAATTCTGGTAAAGGAATAAAAGGTGAatgaaaacagctgagaaagaaactAGATCTATATCATTATATTGGATCTGTGcttcagctcttaaagtgacagcagcctataaataactgctgctgtcattaaatgcttatcaaacaacaaaacactttgtCAATGATCTATAATTTATAGAGTGACCActttgcagtgttattttaccCCAATTATAAAATTTTTGTACCAGAATAACAGTAactttgttctgttttgtttggcTATGCTTGTAATttctgcatttgtttttatttactcgTTTCTTTAATAATGTTTGTACTTTCTTAGTTAGGCTAGTAGTTTTTCTGCAGTGTTATCCAAGAAGTACTTGGCTTTAAGTTATAAATGGGAAGCAAAGTTacatttgaaatagttttttattttcttgctgaTCCAAAAACCGTGAGATTTGTGATCCATTGAGccgttaataataatgttaatttttCTCCAAGGCGCTGATCAAATTCAAAAGCTACTTGTACTTTGAAGAGAAAGATTACGTGGATAAGGCCGAGAAGAGTTTAAAACCCACCAGCTCCAGTCGAGTGAGTGTTTCACTGCACTATATTCATGCTCACATGGTTATTTGATTGTGATGTCCTCACTAATGCATGATTTTTGTTCagattatattttttaagaacGGAGTGAATCAAGGTGTGGCCTACGAGGATCTGTTTGAGGGCATGTATTACCCCGCCATATCCCTCTACAAGAGCTGCACGGTACGTGAAAACCGTCTGaaagttgtgttttattttatgggAGTAAATCTAGGTAGGTACTAGgatctaatatgctgttttgcacCGTATAATGCTTTTAATCACCCACAACCACTCATGCACATACTACCGTTCCCAAGTTTAGGGGATGTTTTTAATCAAAAGTGTCatttaatgtaacattaaatgtgctcagctgtattttcagcatcattcctccagtctttcagtgtcacatgtagagctgaaacaacgaatcgatttaatcgattaaaatcgattattaaaatagttgtcaactaatttagtaatcgattcgtcgctaaataaattttatttgccataagcggctcatttcgtgcatatttcaaatctgcggtgaccaaagtgtggcagtaatgagccaccggaggttttactcagccagtacagcaggtgaagtagcgaatagccaatagctggcctcgttttatgtcacgtgcttcccgaacagcgtctctgcagcattcagcgggaagtgggagtactttactttgagccttcaaaatgaagagtaacctgtaaactctgcactactgaactgtttaaggggccgttcacatatcgtgtcttttgcgtgctcaagttcgttatttcctatgtaggcgcgcagtatgcactctcataatggaagcgacgcggtcgcgacacgcacgcggtgcgatgcgcccgtttttccaggcgcgtccacaccgcatccatttatcctttgctgaaatttccgggtcttcatggagagggcacgtcatggagagagcacgtcatggttgcttagcaaaggcagacgcctcaggggcgcttctgcccgagcgctttggaaacaaggagaaagcggcgcgactacttttcccctttttttggtgcgatatgtgaacggcccctaagaattttatttgtgcagattctccagtacaaggttgtttgcaaatgtttagtcgtaaaagctgataacattgctttttaacagttaacatttaaagctttacaaacatgttatgtgatcagtttgtcgtttaccagttcataattcagacttgcagcctaattatgactgaatgagagaggtaaatgtttgagtatatttaaaatgcacttctaagtattcactgctctttttcacacagcaggttttttgtgtgtgtcccaatttttttttttctggacaaccttctgatggattttactttaaattgtgagttccattcaggtttcatgccactggcacttttttttcgaaggattgtttacaatttcacagcataagctataaagctttttcccagtaaataataaaatacaatgcactgcaattttattctgtttttccttatacttcgtgaaaatatgttctcaaagattccttaagctttgtttgggatgttaaactactttaggagctctaaggactgccatggtgaaaacaatatttgaaatctccttgtgaattttgctagagtatgggtcagtgttttgattgcagaagagttcgacaaaggattactaacataataaaacaactccaggtatatttttgatgaggatatgacaatgcaaaatggttaaaatctcttaaaaatctatgctgaatgataaagaccctttattaataatttacttggggaaaaaatggaaaaaaataaaatataagtacataaaccgattaatcgattaatcgtaaaaataatcgacagattaatcgattatcaaaataatcgttagttgcagccctagtcacatgatcttcagaaatcattcagatatgctgagaaacatttctgattattatcagttttgaaaacggtttatttttgtgtaaactgataCATTTCTCAGGATtatttaatgaacagaaagtttaaaagaacagcatcttttgtaacattatacatgtcttcactgtcacttttttgaatgcatccttgctcaattttaaaattaaaatattgaaaaaatcgTACTAATCTCAAGCTTTTGAACACTAGTATAGGTacacattttttcttctttgtgcTAAGCTGAATTAGTTTGAGCGCTCAGGTGTTTATCAAAGAGTTTGTCTGTATACTCTGTCCGTACACTAGATGGTGCAGTTATGAAAGAGTtaagatgatgatgattatgtcACACATCTGAACTGAAATGAGTGGATGCTGTTTCCTCTTTCCAGGTGTCTGTTAATTTTGGACCTCACTTCAAATACCCACCGAAAGACATCAAGTATCAGCCGGTGAGTGCCaaatacaacattatttttaaacttgaatacTTTTCCTGTTACCATAGTTCTTGATATGTTCATGTTGGAGATATTTCTGTTATAGCTGATGTTTTGTGCCCATTAAATCATGACTGATACAGAGACTTAAGTCATTGTACTCCCCATTATAATTAAAGGCTTTGGCTCAGCCCTTGATTCCAGAGAAGACATTAATGCTATGTGTGACGTAGTATTAATGCATACAGGAGATTCATGGGAACTGGCTGGGAGGGCCTcgtttttgttttgcttaaatCTTTTTGTAAAAGAATAAATCGCTGTGCATTCCGGTGTCATGAAATATATAATGTTGTTTAAATATTGACTATAATAAGCTTTTACAtatgtattttctgttttaattttaattgagttattttgttgtttaatttttcattttatttgtatttatgtattagttttttgtttgttttaatgtctatatagttttattcAATTTTGTTTAGCTTTTCATTTGAGTAAATCACGGTAAACTAAATGTTCcaacaactagctgaaataaaattgttaaaatgtttttagtttttttaattaaaaaaatcaatgtattttatttgtaatttttattaggtATTGTTTTagcctaaacattttttttattattattattatatttttttttgtaaataaagtgaaactaaaaaaaaaaatgttaaaggttGCTTTGGGAACTgcctaaaatataatatatattttttgttggtttatacttatcatttttattattgttattatttttatttacattttatttcagtaaaaaaacatttatggttttagtttttattaactataataaatgtgtatatatctgcatttaaatcaaaatgatataataataaaaaaaaatagaattatattTTTAGTGAAAAGCAGTATAGGAAAGCGTGCATTGATATTTACAACTGTTttactctctttttctttctgcttTAGAATTCAAATTTTCTTGCCAACAATAAATGTTGAATTTGAAAAGCATCACCCTTCATAAGCcattttatatcaatattttgcatttaatcacAACATATTTGAGCTATATTGTCTGATATGAGTTTCTGCTTTATGTAGAGTTGAAGTACAACAGTCTGTGATGTTTTGAGCTGTTATCCATGATTGCATCATCGAGTGTGTGTTGTATATCATCAGATGAGTGACATGGGTTGGGCTGCTGTGACTGAACACACACTGGCTGATTTGCTGTACCATGTGGAGACAGAAGTAGATGGGCGACGGAGCCCCCCATGGGAGGGTTAAATCCATGCCAAATCCACCACCCATAAGGCTGAAAACAGGTTTTCATGTACCATTCTCAATAGTACACAGCATTTTCTGTTATGTATTAAATCATTTGGTTACACTCATATTCTGCCATTGTTTTCTATGCAGCATTCAAAATGACTTTTTCATAAGTCAGCTTGCATTTCTCatattttggtttttatttaatgaaacctCACTCTGCACCAGATTGTGATGTTTATAGATGAATCCGACTGAATGTGAACCTGTTGAAGCCTGATGTTCGGTTTTGTGTGTTGTGCTGTGTGTTTAACAGTGTTCTCAGATGCCATGGGTTTCCATTCatggtttttatcagctgtttatttGTTAATTGATTTGTTGTCATTCAGATAGATgtaaaatatgattgttttttttttttagaaaccatGTTTTATACACAATCTTGTTTTAATAAAGTAATCTAAATGGTAAACATTTGCTCATTGATTTTGTCTTTTATCTACAAATTGAGCatataaaataaatctgtttttttttttttttttgcaatatgaaAGCATGAAAAAAGTCATTAGCACActgatttagtattttatttataaattgagCATATAAGACAATAAATCAGTTTTTTGTTTGTAATATAAAAGCAGAAAAAAGACATttgcaaactgattttttttctttttttcttttatttaaaaattgagcATGTCAaatata belongs to Carassius gibelio isolate Cgi1373 ecotype wild population from Czech Republic chromosome B10, carGib1.2-hapl.c, whole genome shotgun sequence and includes:
- the LOC127966696 gene encoding set1/Ash2 histone methyltransferase complex subunit ASH2 isoform X2, whose protein sequence is MTLSCYREISMNVVISKMAAEAGSVPERDTAEGDASFGDLTTNMETESSSGKETMDTAGDSSEAADAQTGSGDDENGRQLGEVELQCALCMKWFTADTFSIDTANCLPFVTNYVFHCNVCHHSGNTYFLRKQANLKEMCLTALANLTWKSRTQEEHPKTMFSKDKDIIPFIDKYWECMTTRQRPGKLTWPNNIVKTMSKERDVFLVKEHPDPGSKDPEEDYPKFGLLDQDLANIGPSYDNQKQMTAITGSAGLNGGSTFSGGLPPAATGKGRGAKRKQQQQQDAAAAGAAKRTRSDPLFSAQRLPPHGYPLEHPFNKDGYRYILAEPDPHAPDPEKLELDCWAGKPIPGDLYRACLYERVLLALHDRAPQLKISDDRLTVTGEKGYSMVRASHGVRKGTWYFEVIVDEMPPDTAARLGWSQPLGNLQAPLGYDKFSYSWRSKKGTRFHQSMGKHYSDGYGQGDVLGFYIELPDGTETAKALPDTYKDKALIKFKSYLYFEEKDYVDKAEKSLKPTSSSRIIFFKNGVNQGVAYEDLFEGMYYPAISLYKSCTVSVNFGPHFKYPPKDIKYQPMSDMGWAAVTEHTLADLLYHVETEVDGRRSPPWEG
- the LOC127966696 gene encoding set1/Ash2 histone methyltransferase complex subunit ASH2 isoform X3, which codes for MTLSCYREISMNVVISKMAAEAGSVPERDTAEGDASFGDLTTNMETESSSGKETMDTAGDSSEAADAQTGSGDDENGRQLGEVELQCALCMKWFTADTFSIDTANCLPFVTNYVFHCNVCHHSGNTYFLRKQANLKEMCLTALANLTWKSRTQEEHPKTMFSKDKDIIPFIDKYWECMTTRQRPGKLTWPNNIVKTMSKERDVFLVKEHPDPGSKDPEEDYPKFGLLDQDLANIGPSYDNQKQMTAITGSAGLNGGLPPAATGKGRGAKRKQQQQQDAAAAGAAKRTRSDPLFSAQRLPPHGYPLEHPFNKDGYRYILAEPDPHAPDPEKLELDCWAGKPIPGDLYRACLYERVLLALHDRAPQLKISDDRLTVTGEKGYSMVRASHGVRKGTWYFEVIVDEMPPDTAARLGWSQPLGNLQAPLGYDKFSYSWRSKKGTRFHQSMGKHYSDGYGQGDVLGFYIELPDGTETAKALPDTYKDKALIKFKSYLYFEEKDYVDKAEKSLKPTSSSRIIFFKNGVNQGVAYEDLFEGMYYPAISLYKSCTVSVNFGPHFKYPPKDIKYQPMSDMGWAAVTEHTLADLLYHVETEVDGRRSPPWEG
- the LOC127966696 gene encoding set1/Ash2 histone methyltransferase complex subunit ASH2 isoform X1, with the translated sequence MTLSCYREISMNVVISKMAAEAGSVPERDTAEGDASFGDLTTNMETESSSGKETMDTAGDSSEAADAQTGSGDDENGRQLGEVELQCALCMKWFTADTFSIDTANCLPFVTNYVFHCNVCHHSGNTYFLRKQANLKEMCLTALANLTWKSRTQEEHPKTMFSKDKDIIPFIDKYWECMTTRQRPGKLTWPNNIVKTMSKERDVFLVKEHPDPGSKDPEEDYPKFGLLDQDLANIGPSYDNQKQMTAITGSAGLNAVRCIPGGSTFSGGLPPAATGKGRGAKRKQQQQQDAAAAGAAKRTRSDPLFSAQRLPPHGYPLEHPFNKDGYRYILAEPDPHAPDPEKLELDCWAGKPIPGDLYRACLYERVLLALHDRAPQLKISDDRLTVTGEKGYSMVRASHGVRKGTWYFEVIVDEMPPDTAARLGWSQPLGNLQAPLGYDKFSYSWRSKKGTRFHQSMGKHYSDGYGQGDVLGFYIELPDGTETAKALPDTYKDKALIKFKSYLYFEEKDYVDKAEKSLKPTSSSRIIFFKNGVNQGVAYEDLFEGMYYPAISLYKSCTVSVNFGPHFKYPPKDIKYQPMSDMGWAAVTEHTLADLLYHVETEVDGRRSPPWEG